A genomic window from Plasmodium reichenowi strain SY57 chromosome 6, whole genome shotgun sequence includes:
- a CDS encoding ribonuclease H2 subunit A, putative has product MEPIIIDNLYEFGNEEVRLGIDEAGRGPVLGPMVYSGFYCNKEHEKLLKEMKIDDSKKITEADREKMFVKLNNSKLPFGWRVHILLPQDISAKMLKKQKYNLNEISHDTAISIIEHVISRGCNLTEVFVDTVGKASVYEEKLQKMFPHIKCTVKEKADSLYPVVSAASICAKVTRDFLLKKWKYEEPIINIDNGFGSGYPGDPVTKNFLKNNFDSVFGFPSIVRFSWSTADTMLENLGEKIEWYDDEEGNDSKALKRKIPFDYSKFKSPYIKRSIFYSKNGLDLVENL; this is encoded by the coding sequence atggaACCAATAATAATTGATAATTTGTATGAATTTGGTAATGAAGAAGTTCGACTAGGTATTGATGAAGCTGGGAGAGGACCGGTATTAGGGCCTATGGTATATTCTGGTTTTTATTGCAATAAAGAACATGAGAAActattaaaagaaatgaaaattGATGATTCAAAAAAGATAACTGAAGCAGATAGAGAAAAAATGTttgtaaaattaaataatagtaaATTACCATTTGGTTGGAGAGTACACATATTATTACCACAAGACATAAGTGCtaaaatgttaaaaaagcagaaatataatttaaatgaaatatcACATGATACAGCTATATCTATAATTGAACATGTTATAAGTCGAGGATGTAATTTAACAGAAGTATTTGTAGATACTGTAGGGAAAGCAAGTgtatatgaagaaaaattacaaaaaatgttcccacatataaaatgtaCTGTAAAGGAGAAAGCTGATTCTTTATATCCAGTAGTAAGTGCAGCGTCAATTTGTGCTAAAGTTACACGtgattttcttttaaaaaaatggaaatatgaagaaccaattattaatatagaTAATGGTTTTGGATCTGGTTATCCAGGAGACCCAGTAACCAAAAATTTcctaaaaaataattttgattCTGTTTTTGGCTTTCCTAGTATTGTTCGCTTTAGCTGGTCAACAGCGGATACTATGTTGGAAAACTTAGGGGAAAAAATTGAGTGgtatgatgatgaagagGGTAATGACTCAAAAGCACTCAAAAGGAAAATACCATTTGATTATAGCAAATTTAAATCAccatatattaaaaggtcaatattttattcaaaaaatgGTTTAGATTTAGTggaaaatttataa